Genomic DNA from Mycolicibacterium helvum:
GTGGCCAGCGTGTCCAGCTCGACGGGATAGGCATGCTCGGCGACGTCGTACTTGCGTGAGATCGGCCGCAGCATCTCGGCGGCAGCCTGGTGCGCCTTCTCTATCACGGCTTCGAGCTTGCGCGGCATTTCGAGATTGATTGCCATGACGGTCTTTTCCGTTCGTTGAGCGTGAGATTTACAGGACGACGACACCCTCGGCGACGCCGAGGGCCCGCAGGTCGCGGTACCAGCGCTCGACCGGGTGCTCCTTGGTGTAGCCGTGGCCGCCGAGTAACTGCACACCGTCAAGGCCAATCTGCATCCCCTTGTCGGTGCCCAGCTTCTTGGCGAGTGCGGCCTCGCGTGCGAACGGCAGTCCGCGTTCTGCGCGGGCGGCGCCGCGCCAGGTGATCAGCCTCAGGCCATCGAGTTCAATGGCGATATTGGCGCACATGAAGGCGACTGCCTGCCTGCGAGCGACAGGCTCACCGAAGGCCTCGCGTTCCTTCACGTAGGGAATCACGTAGTCGAGCACTGCGTGCGAGGTGCCGACGGCGAGCGCGGCCCAGCCCAAGCGCGACAACGCGATTGCCTCTGAATAGATCCGGGCGTAGTCGGCGTCGGTGCCATCTTCCTCACCCAGGCGTGCCGACAGCGGTACCGAGACCTTGTCCAGCTGCACCCGGCCGAGCGCGGCGGCGCGGATGCCCATGCTGGGATCGGCCTTCACCGACAGCCCCGGTGTGGCGGCCTCGACGATGAACAGTGCCGGCTTGCCGTTGAGTTGTGCTGCGACAATGAACAATTCGGCGTCGGCGGCGGCCGGGACCAGTGATTTGACCCCGTCGAGGCGATAGCCACTGGGGGTGCGCACCGCGGTGGTCTTCAACGCGGTCGGATCGAACAGGGCGTGTGGCTCGGCGATGGCAACACATGCTTGCGGGACGTTGTCGCCGGCGAAGTCATTGAGATAGGTGGCCTGCTGGTCGGCGCTGCCCCAGTGGGTCAGTGCCGATGCGACACCACCGGGCGCCAGGATCGGCAGGGCCAGTCCCATATCGCCGTAGGCCAGCGCCTCGGCCACCAGTGCGTTGGTGATCGTGCTGCGGTGCTCGGCGATACCGTCGAAGTCCTCGGGGACGTTGATCGCGGTGATCCCCAGCTCAGCGGCCTTGGCGATCAGGTCGGGGGGATAGGTCGCTGCGGCGTCGGCGTCGTGAGCGGCCGGACGCAGAATCTCCTCGGCGAATTCATCGACGGTCGCGACGATCATCTTCTGATCGTCATCAGGGGTGAGGTCGAAATAGTCGGCCCCACTGGGGCGTAGGCGGGTGGGCGGCTTGCCGATGCCTTGGATTTTCTTGAACTGCCGAGTGGCTGCACCGGCGGTCGAGAATGCCTGTTTGACGCCGTATTTCACGCCGCGGTTGAGCGGATCGCGCAGGTGGTAGCGGTCCAGGAAGTCCTGGCCGACCAGGGGCGTGATGAGCGCCAGCCCGACATCGGTCATGGACCGCTTGTGTTTGAACTGCCCGACCGCGCTATCGCGGGCCCGGGCGCTCGTTGATGGGGACGGGAGGGTGTTTGTCATTTTTTCATCAGCCTCGTCGACGGTGGGCGGTGCTGGTCAGATGCCGCTGAGCCTATCTTACTCCAAAGTAAGGTAGATCTCGGACCCGTTGTCCATGTTGGGTCTTGTCGGTTAGGTCACAGCTCCGCGTTCGAGGCCGGGTACTAAGTGCCGGCTAGGCGCGCCAGGGTCTCGTCGTGCAGCAGTCCGTTGGTGGCGACGGCGTGCCCGCCGTGCGGGCCGGGCTGCCCGTGGAGGTTGGTGAAAGTGCCGCCGGCCTCGCGCACCAGGATGTCCAGCGGGGCCAGATCCCACAGCTTGACCTCGGGTTCGGCGGCGATGTCGACGGCTCCCTCGGCGACCAGGCAGTAGTTGAAGAAGTCGCCGTAGCCGCGCACCCGCCACACGGCGTCGGTCAACTCGATGAACTGTTCGCGCAGGCCCAGTTCGGCCCAGCCCGACAGGCTGGAAAAGGACAGGCTGGCAGATCCCAGGTCGGCGACTGCTGACACCGATAGTTTGCGGGCCGGCCCGCCGCCGGTACTGGCGAAGGCGCCGAGTCCGCGGCCGGCCCACCAACGCCGGTTCAATGCGGGTGCGCTGACTACACCGACGATCGGCACGCCGTCTTCGAGCAGTGCGATCAGGCTCGCCCACACCGGGACACCGCGCACGAAGTTCTTCGTGCCGTCAATCGGGTCGATCACCCACTGCCTGCCGGCGAAGGCCGCTGTCCCGCCATACTCCTCGCCGAGAACGGCGTCGTCGGGGCGTTGACGGGACAGGATCGCCCGCAGGTTGGCCTCGACGGCCTCGTCAGCGTCGGTGACCGGTGTCAGGTCGGGTTTGGTGTCGATGCGCAGATCCAGCGCCCCGAACCGGTCGAGGGTGATTGCGTCGGCCCGGTTGGCGAGTTCGACTGCCACCGAGAGGTCCGCCTGTACACCGTGGCTGCTCATGGCAGCAGTCCTACCATGGCCGCATGTGGGAATTCGCGGTGATACTGCTGATCGTCGGTGCGCTGGTCCTCGTTGTGGGCCCGCGCTTCATGCGTCGCGGCCCACGGGGCGAGGTGGTGCAGGGCACGCTGCTGGTGACGGGGGTGAGCCCGCGCCCGGACGCCACCGGTGAGCAGTACGTCACGATCAGCGGCGTCATCAACGGTCCCACCGTCAACGAGCACGTGGTTTATACGCGGATGGCGGTCGATGTGAACAGCTGGCCAACCATGG
This window encodes:
- the hisN gene encoding histidinol-phosphatase, whose protein sequence is MSSHGVQADLSVAVELANRADAITLDRFGALDLRIDTKPDLTPVTDADEAVEANLRAILSRQRPDDAVLGEEYGGTAAFAGRQWVIDPIDGTKNFVRGVPVWASLIALLEDGVPIVGVVSAPALNRRWWAGRGLGAFASTGGGPARKLSVSAVADLGSASLSFSSLSGWAELGLREQFIELTDAVWRVRGYGDFFNYCLVAEGAVDIAAEPEVKLWDLAPLDILVREAGGTFTNLHGQPGPHGGHAVATNGLLHDETLARLAGT
- a CDS encoding acyl-CoA dehydrogenase family protein, with translation MTNTLPSPSTSARARDSAVGQFKHKRSMTDVGLALITPLVGQDFLDRYHLRDPLNRGVKYGVKQAFSTAGAATRQFKKIQGIGKPPTRLRPSGADYFDLTPDDDQKMIVATVDEFAEEILRPAAHDADAAATYPPDLIAKAAELGITAINVPEDFDGIAEHRSTITNALVAEALAYGDMGLALPILAPGGVASALTHWGSADQQATYLNDFAGDNVPQACVAIAEPHALFDPTALKTTAVRTPSGYRLDGVKSLVPAAADAELFIVAAQLNGKPALFIVEAATPGLSVKADPSMGIRAAALGRVQLDKVSVPLSARLGEEDGTDADYARIYSEAIALSRLGWAALAVGTSHAVLDYVIPYVKEREAFGEPVARRQAVAFMCANIAIELDGLRLITWRGAARAERGLPFAREAALAKKLGTDKGMQIGLDGVQLLGGHGYTKEHPVERWYRDLRALGVAEGVVVL